From Hypomesus transpacificus isolate Combined female chromosome 3, fHypTra1, whole genome shotgun sequence:
ATCATAGCAATAAGCCTCCTTTGTTTCCTATGCATATCCATTTACAGATTAGACAGCAAAGCTAAAACTGACTTAAAAATGTACATGTTGCTTGCCACTGACTGAAGCCTTGTTGGCGTGGTAACGGTCTTTTTCCTGTACATGACAGATGGATGAAGTATTCCTCCTACTTTTCTTCAGCAGGTGTTTAGtgctttttttctgtctgtgaaaaaaacatgttgtcagttgtgtgtgtgtgtgtgtgtgtgtgtgtgtgtgtgtgtgtgtgtgtgtgtgtgtgtgtgtgtgtaaaaaaacaCATGCTGCTGACAGCATGGTGTGTAAGTGGTTACATTGGTCATTCAGGGAGGTACTGTAGGGATAGGGAGATTTCAAAGGATGTCAAAAAACAGGGATTTAGTCCAATGTTGATCGAGTGTGGAAACAACACAGAGGTCTCTCCTGAGAcatgatcaccaacacaggagATTAAAACTGAAGAACCCCAGATATGGATTGGAACGAATTAGAATATGTCAGTATTTTCCTAATCCCTCAGAGTCTATATGATGAAGAATAGTCAGAGAACTGTGTCCTCCTGTTTATGATATTATGCTGAATGTGGGGTTCATATTCGCTTTTGTTGGCCTCCATGTTTCTCAGCACAGCCGACCATGGTGGAAGATAAAGACCATCGTTCAATGGCCCTTAGTGGCCTCCCAGAGGAAACGACTGTCCTGGGTGCAGCTAGCTGGACATAAAGGTAATAAAACACGTGTACAAACATCCTGCTTGATTGTCCCAGACTGTTTGCATTCAATAGCATAAACAGTCCCATTAAATTGATCTCGTTTGTCTACTCCAGGCAGTTTCAAGGCTGGCGATGACGGCACCATTCTGAAGAAGTTCTCGGAGAACGAGAAGCTGTGTTTTGAGCGTCTCCGTGGTGACGTGCTGCAGGCGTTTGTTCCAGGGTACCACGGGGTGGTGATGAAAGATGGAGAGACCTTCCTTCACATGACCGACCTGCTGGCCTCCTTCGACCTGCCCAGCGTCATGGACTGCAAGATAGGAGTGAGGTAGGATaccaatgagagagacagagagtttaGAAAGAGGTTGATTGCAACTTGTTAAAACTTGATTTGGAATGAAACTGCAGAGTGATATatgttatatgttatgttatataGCGTATCTTTCATGCACTCAGCTAAGAGTATGCTGAGATAGCCAAATGGAAATGGCCATTagctaaacatacacacaagatTTAATCCATGGTAAAACGTTAGCCGCTGAAACATTATTTCTGTAGTTAAATAAACGAACGGCATCCTCGGTTTTTCCACGTAAATGTCTTGTGGTAACCAGTTATTATTTTAACAGCTGAATAGTATCATGGTATAATCAAGATTGGTGCCTTGATCAAGCACATACTCATTCTCAACCAAGTCTAAATGAATCTCTGTTTGTTAAGTGCATGTGGATACAGTTAAAAGAATTTGTATGATGACGTGATCCCTGTAATAATCCTATAATAACAGTGACCAGACTGATTAATCAGATCCGGACCTGACACAATTTCTTTAAGTTAAAAGGTCATCTTTATCaaattaaaaaattaaaaacacaCAACTACTGTGTGTTTCCTGGCAAAATAATGTAAGCCGCACACACCAAACAAAGTGTGAAAACAGTAGCAACAGATAACAGATAGTTGACTACTAAATAACACAGGGAGTTTCTGCCTTAATAAGCTAGTCTGAACATGCAGAGTATTAGCTGTTGTTTGCCAGCACCTGTTGTTTTATAGATCTATGATACGTGAATACAAACATGCAATGTACTGAGCCGCAGGTTTCCTGTGCTGAGCCACACAGGGGtgcgcgcacaaacacacacacacacacttacacacacaatcacaagcaAGCAAATGAGTGCAGTCATAGGGCGTCCCTGGAGACTCCccttagataaaaaaaaacaaacaaaaaacgaccacaaagaaaaaaagaaaaacacttaCTGCTAACACATCTGGATTGCACAAGCTCACACAATCCCACTAACACACATAAATGTATGCATGCACATGCATGCACGTCtgcactcacacattcacacacactcacacacactcacacactcacacacaagctgTGTCCCCCGGAGTCTCCTCTGTGCTTCCTTCTTTTTCAGAGCGGAAGTTCAGTGAAAGAGTGAGCAGACTTCTCTCACGCTAACAGACCAGCAGCGTTGTCTGCCGTGTTGTGTAGACCACGGCTCCGTACTAACACTCACAGGACATTCTTTTGTCACTTATCAAGTCTAGAATGTATACGTATGTACCCTAGTACATGTATAATGTATTAGGGTAAAGATACTAACccatacagtactgtataccTACAGTTTGAGGTTGCTCCATATCTACATTCCCTCTACCTCTGCCTGTCTTCactactacctctctctctctatctctctatctctctgtctctctctctctctccctctctctctctctctctctctctctctgtctctctctctctgtcccctcactGTCCAGGACGTACCTGGAAGATGAGTTGGTGCGAGCACGGGAGCGCCCCAAGCTACGGAGGGACCTGTATGAGAAGATGCTGGAGGTGGACCCAGAGGCCCCAACCACCCAGGAagcccagcagagggcagtcACCAAGCCCCGCTACATGCAGTGGAGAGAGACTCtcagctccacacacactctgggctTCAGGATAGAGGGTATCAAGGTAGGCTGGACCACGAACTgtacgcttacacacacacatgcacacaaacacgcacgcacacacacacaaacacacacacactgagttgtTCTTCTTGCCCTCTTAGAAAGCTGATGGGACATGCTGCACCACCTTCAAAAAGACGCGGACTTCGGAGGACGTCACCAAAGTCTTCAGGGAATTTGtgggagacaacacacacatcagtgtacGTCTGCAGCCTCACATATgtctctaaaacacacacacatcactgtaCGTCTGCAGCCTCACATATgtctctaaaacacacacacacatcagtgtacGTCTGCAGCCCCACATATgtctctaaaacacacacacacatacgaatCTGTCGGCTTCCGCAGAATTTATTAGCATGTGCCATCTAAGATAGGCTCTAGACAAACAGTTTTCCAAATAGTCAAATCTAAAACAAACTGGTAAATATTTGGTCTGGATGAGCAACTACGATCACCTGTCAAAAATTCAATTAGCTGTTTCACAAGGTACACAGAACTGCACACGCATCATCACAGTAACATGATCATCTGTTAACTGATCAAGTTCAAGGGTATGCAAAATAGATCTAGAAGTTTATGTACTGTATCTCTAAAATATATGACGCCCAGCATGTTCCATATCACTATCCTACAGGACACATATTTAAGCAGACTGACTGAGATACAGCAAGCTCTCAAGACATCCGAGTTCTTTAAACAACATGAGGTGAGGAAATGGCTGACTTGATGTCTGTTGTCAAAGATACAATACGTatgataaaatacaatacacGTCTCGAGAATGACTCTATTTGTAACAACAATGACAACCTTTCAACTCTGCCCATCTCCAAGGTCATTGGCAGTTCTTTACTCTTTATCCACGACCACACTGAACAAGCTCAGGTGTGGCTTATTGACTTCGGCAAGACCACGGCGCTACCAGAGGGCCACACGCTCAACCACCATGTTCCCTGGCAGGAAGGCAACCGTGAAGATGGCTACCTGTTGGGCCTGGACAACCTTATCCTCACCCTGGGCTCTGTCAACACAGCAGGTGCCAAGGATGAGGGCACCAGCGCTCAGGGATCGGTGACTAGTAAAAAATACTAGTTACAGGAAAAAAAGCCTAGTGAATGAACGAGTGAAGTTCGTGAATTGACACGTAGTGTGACACGAGAGATGACTCCTGTGGAACAAACGTCTGGCAGGGCAGAGCACATGTCTACCACTGAAGCTGATCAAGCTGTACCAATCAGAAACCATCCAGATCCATCCAAAACTGGGACTATGACTGAAACCTTTGGCAGACCACTGTATGTATCTGCCCTAGCACAACTCTTGTCTCTGTGTCCTCTGGAAGGAATGAGGTTAAAAAAGTGGTTGCGGTTGTATTGTCCACTGACCACTGAACTTCTCTAACATGGCCAAGCCCTGGATTCTTGTTCTTTTTATCTATTTAAGGGTTCCCTTTTTATCAGCATTGAGTATATGCCCAGGAAGCCTTTTATTATGACTCATATGCCTAGTAAGACTCAAAGACTACAAACTTAACCGAAAATAGTATAGCTGTTCATAAGTTGAAATGTATGTTACCACCTTGATATTCAATGCACTGGGTTTCACAATGTTGTACCTTCAACCAATGAAATGTTGTACCTTCAACCAATGATAGCCACCTTAACCTCTTCAAAATACCTAAATCAACGTTGCAGGCCCGTTCCTCGTGGTCATAGTGGTCTGACAAATGTGGCCACTTCACTCGATTAAGAGCAAAAACCTGAAACTAAATTTAGAACTGTTCCGCCCCACTATCCAAATATTCAAATCCCCCTATTTCGGTAAACTCTTAACTATGGCCGCTCTAGTTTAACTGAGTAAAAAGATAGCTTTTTGTTAGTTTAGTTTTCTTACGGTACAGTAGCTAATGCTACCCGTCAGTACATAGTAGGCTATAGCTAATCAGCTGTTAGGATTTTGAGAAAGGCTCCTCTGTTGGATTTTTATTCATATTCACAAATACATAGTCTAGATCTTAACCACTGGTCTCTTGACTAAAAACCTAATAAACATCCAAACTGTACATTTATTCTCATCTGTTTTAATGCGCATTTCCATTACCGTGTCTCATtctcctcactttctctcaaCCTCTAACCTTGGGATTTTTTTCATGTGACCCTCAATTGTCATTTGCATGTAATCATTCAAGTAACAAATCTAACACAGCCTAGTATGCAGTGTATGACAGACGCATGCACTTATGTCTGAACCAAAACTCCAAGGGCTACAGAATGAGCGGTGTCCCTATTCCTAGGAAACAGAGGACTGTGACCTTGACTGTGGTACTTTGGTATCTCCGGTACCTCAGGGTGGTGCTATCCTAGCTCCTCTGCAGTGTTGCTACCCCAGTTTGACACTCATGTGAGCATAATGGTTTTAAGGACATTCTGAAGGTGTGATTGATAAATCTTTAATTCTGTAATCAAATTAACATGGATTGTCTTTTTATTTCTTCCCTAGCCACATGTAGAAGCTGAATGTGACAGCTAAAGGTTTTCAGGGGCCATGTTGTGTCTTAATGAAAGTGAATCAGATAGTCTTTAGTCTTCTGGTGGTTGATGAATAACCTCACAATAAAACACTATTGCCTTATATCCCAATGAGTTAACTGTGATGGGACATACTGAATTGTGATAATAAAATATACTGTACAAACATTTGTATCTTTTCTGCATTAAGTGGAACAGTACTGTTTACAGACCGACACACAATCCCACACAGGTGATccactgtatatatttatttatttggggTAGAGGTGAGGTACATAACAAATATATTGCATAGAGTTTATATCATAACATTTGTTCTAATGTAGGCACAACACTTTCAACTAGTGAGTCAGTAACATGAGGTGTAATTCAATTAAGTCCAATAAAGGTAGGAGGTTGTATCCTGATGGTAGGAAAGAGTGAATCCAGCGTGCGTCACAAAGAGCCTCCAACCAAGACCTATGGCTGTGATCAGACCGTATCAGAGCAGGTAAACCAGTATGGCTGTGATCAGACCGTATCAGAGCAGGTAAACCAGTACGGCTGTGATCAGACCGTATCAGAGCAGGTAAACCAGTACAGCTGTGATCAGACCGTATCAGAGCAGGTAAACCAGTATGTCAGGATGAGTCGGTCACATTGTTTGACCGTAATTGATCCCCCAGGCAACTTGCCCATCAAGTTGAGTCACAAACAGCAGACATTTGCATGCCTCCAAatcctcatcaccatcatcatcgcCGTTAtcaatcaccaccatcatcatcatcaccgttATCAATCACCACCAAGATCATCATCACCGTTAtcaatcaccaccatcatcatcatcatcaccgttATCAATCACCACCactattatcatcatcatcaccattatcaatcaccaccatcatcatcaccgttatcaatcaccaccatcatcatcatcatcaccgttATCAATCACCATCATCGTTATCATCACCGTTATcagtcaccaccatcatcatcaccgttatcaatcaccaccatcatcaccgtTATCAATCACCACCATCGTTATCATCCTCGTTAtcaatcaccaccatcatcatcaccgttatcaatcaccaccatcattatcatcaccGTTATCAATCACCACCATCGTTATCATCACCGTTAtcaatcaccaccatcatcatcaccgttatcaatcaccaccatcatcatcatcatcatcaccgttATCAATCACCACCATCGTTATCATCCTCGTTAtcaatcaccaccatcatcatcaccgttATCAATCACCACCATCGTTATCATCACCGTTATCAATCACCACCATCGTTTTCTTCTCGATCCTCATCCCATTTTTCTATTAAGTTCTCTTAAAATTGACTATCAACACAAACAGTACCACTTCaacaaaaatataataataatgttcAGGATGGATATAAATACtaagaaacaaagaaaaaaaaaaaaaaatggcatgTCTACACTTGAAGCAAACCACAGTAAACTGCATCAGATTTaaatgctgccccctgctgagTACAATGAGATACTGCACAGAGCCTGCAGCAGAGTGACAGACGGTAGCCAATGGCAGTGATCAACTATAAGACATCGTTATTAAAACATCCATACATAGCTATCCTCGAAATGAAGTAAAAACCTCTACAACTGTCATGAGTTAGTccaatttacacacacatacataactaGGGTATTTGTTTAGTTTCAAATCCATTCGAATCTCATTTCAAATTTAATTCGATCAGGTTTACCTAGAAATGTACTTAACTAAACGACAAATTATTTTGATTATATGtgaataaaaaacacaaagTTAGTACTCAATGAACTCAAATACACGCCAACTAAGAAAAGAGAAACAGTTCTacaaaaatgactaaatatgaATATCTACAAAATTCATATTTTGACCAGGAGCATCACAGCTtcatgaaaatgtatttgacaaAAATAGGGCCAAAATCACTTGGTTCATATTTCTGCAATCTTATGTTGGTttgaactgtgtgtgcgtggagtGTTAGGGTGTGTTCCAGTGTTCTACTACCACAGTAGTGGGTTCATTCTACAACCCCAGTGTTACCTACAGCATGTTCCCATGTTCTAAAACCCCAGTGTTAAGTAGAGGCAGAACCATGGATCCTGACCTACCATTTCCAGCATGTTCCAGTGTTCTGCTACCAGTCTTAGGTCTACTCCAGTGTTCTAGTACGCCAGTAAGGGATGTGTTTCAGTGTTCTGCTACCATAGTGATGGCTGTGTTCTAGGACTCCCCAGTAATCGGGTATTCTAGGATGAATCTGTTCCAGCGTTCTAGAACCCCCTGAGGTGGGGTGTTGCGGTGCTCTAAACGGGAGTGACACTGAGGTCCTCAGAAAGGGAGAAGCCAGAGTCTCTGTCCCTGGTGGGCTTCTCAGCTTTGGTGTGCCTTCTCACGTCCTCGTGTCCGTAGCTGGCGTGGCGCTTCAGGAGCAGCTTGGGCATACAGGACGAAGTCGTGCCCAGACCCAGAGCCAACCCCAGGCCTGAGCCTGACCCAGACCCTGAGGAGCAGCTGGGGGCAGAGCCTGTAATGGTGCTGGTACCGGAGCTGGAGCTGGGCTCTGGGGCTTTGGGCACCACTAGGGGCAGGCTTTCAGCCTCGTAGCTCTGCTCGTCGTACGCATAGTTGACGTTCCCACAGGGGAAGCTCTGGAGCTTGGCCAGGTCCATGCCAACCACTGTGCCTGCACCACCTGTAGGGCATTTCCGGGAGGCCAGGTTGGTAGGTGcctgggaggcagacagagtctggcaagagggagaggggctagGGTTTGAGACAACAAGGCTGCTGGATCCATCCCACCCAGACTCAGGGCACTCTAAAGCAGTGTTGGGAGTGGCAGACTGGGGGGTGGATGTGGAGGACGAAGTGGACAGGGGCATGGACTGGGTGTGGGCCAGAGCCTTCTTTC
This genomic window contains:
- the itpka gene encoding inositol-trisphosphate 3-kinase A, producing the protein MPKERRKTSKEAGLSGARINSERKNSRRSTEICDELSQMADQVVGPSAEQPFLSSAQAETIIEVRRVPQVTITPEAGGCSREMQQEDWGDVDGPLRRKMSNSSISSTGSSLVESEDDVLSDNETKSRGIITLDHLGDTGEHSRPWWKIKTIVQWPLVASQRKRLSWVQLAGHKGSFKAGDDGTILKKFSENEKLCFERLRGDVLQAFVPGYHGVVMKDGETFLHMTDLLASFDLPSVMDCKIGVRTYLEDELVRARERPKLRRDLYEKMLEVDPEAPTTQEAQQRAVTKPRYMQWRETLSSTHTLGFRIEGIKKADGTCCTTFKKTRTSEDVTKVFREFVGDNTHISDTYLSRLTEIQQALKTSEFFKQHEVIGSSLLFIHDHTEQAQVWLIDFGKTTALPEGHTLNHHVPWQEGNREDGYLLGLDNLILTLGSVNTAGAKDEGTSAQGSVTSKKY